One segment of Passer domesticus isolate bPasDom1 chromosome 24, bPasDom1.hap1, whole genome shotgun sequence DNA contains the following:
- the MECR gene encoding enoyl-[acyl-carrier-protein] reductase, mitochondrial, which produces MQRAAARVLRGARTPQTLTPLARTPQMLTPLARTPQTLTPLLRTPQMLTPLARTPQTLSPLLRTPPVRSPPVRARSATAGTPPLGLLYERHGEPAAVVQLKDLEVPKLGDCDVHVKMLAAPINPADINMIQGTYALLSPLPAVGGNEGVGEVLEAGRRVTALKPGDWVIPADTGLGTWRTRGVFPEEMLLKVPNDIPVLCAATLSVNPCTAFRLLADFESLAPGDSVIQNAANSGVGQAVIQIARASGIKSINVVRDRPDLPKLVERLMALGADHVVTEEMLRKPEMKDIFKSIPKPRLALNCVGGKSTTEMLRHLQPKGTMVTYGGMAKQPVMVPVSAFIFRDVRLRGFWMTQWRKDHAQDQESVAAMMDALCQLIRRGQLTAPACTEVPLQDYRAALEASMKPFVSSKQILLL; this is translated from the exons ATGCAGCGAGCGGCAGCGCGGGTGCTGCGCGGGGCGCGGACCCCGCAAACGCTGACCCCCCTGGCTCGGACCCCGCAAATGCTGACCCCCCTGGCGCGGACCCCGCAAACGCTGACCCCCCTGCTTCGGACCCCGCAAATGCTGACCCCCCTGGCGCGGACCCCGCAAACGCTGAGCCCCCTGCTTCGGACCCCCCCGGTTCGCAGCCCCCCGGTGCGGGCGCGATCGGCCACGGCGGGGACCCCTCCGCTCGGGCTGCTCTATGAGCGGCACGGGGAGCCCGCAGCCGTCGTGCA ACTGAAGGATCTGGAAGTGCCTAAGCTGGGGGACTGCGATGTCCATGTCAAGATGTTGGCAGCCCCCATCAATCCTGCCGACATCAACATGATCCAAG GGACCTACGCCCTCCTGTCgccgctgccagccgtgggGGGGAACGAAGGTGTCGGGGAGGTGCTGGAGGCTGGGCGCCGTGTGACGGCTCTGAAACCTGGGGACTGGGTCATCCCCGCGGACACCGGACTCG GGACGTGGCGGACACGGGGAGTGTTCCCTGAGGAGATGCTGCTGAAGGTGCCCAATGACatccctgtgctctgtgctgccacTCTGAGCGTCAACCCCTGCACGGCGTTCCGTCTGCTGGCCGACTTCGAAAGCCTGGCACCTG GTGACTCCGTCATCCAGAACGCCGCCAACAGCGGTGTGGGCCAGGCCGTCATCCAGATCGCCAGGGCCTCCGGCATCAAGAGCATCAATGTGGTGAGGGACAG ACCTGATCTCCCAAAACTGGTGGAGAGGCTGATGGCCCTGGGTGCTGACCATGTTGTCACAGAGGAGATGCTGAGAAAGCCAGAGATGAAAGATATATTTAAG AGCATCCCGAAGCCCCGGCTCGCCCTGAACTGCGTCGGAGGCAAAAGCACCACAGAGATGCTGCGGCATCTGCA GCCCAAGGGGACCATGGTCACCTATGGGGGGATGGCAAAGCAGCCTGTGATGGTGCCTGTG AGTGCCTTCATCTTCCGGGACGTGCGGCTCCGTGGGTTCTGGATGACGCAGTGGCGGAAGGACCACGCACAGG ACCAGGAGAGCGTGGCTGCGATGATGGACGCCCTGTGCCAGCTCATCCGCAGGGGACAGCTCACGGCGCCAGCCTGCACCGAGGTCCCGCTTCAGGACTACAGGGCAGCGCTGGAGGCCTCCATGAAGCCCTTCGTGTCCTCCAAGCAGATCCTCCTCCTCtga
- the SRSF4 gene encoding serine/arginine-rich splicing factor 4, giving the protein MPRVYIGRLSYQARERDVERFFKGYGKILEVDLKNGYGFVEFDDLRDADDAVYELNGKDLCGERVIVEHARGPRRDSSYGSGRSGYGYRRSGRDKYGPPTRTEYRLIVENLSSRCSWQDLKDYMRQAGEVTYADAHKGRKNEGVIEFKSYSDMKRALEKLDGTEVNGRKIRLMEDRPGSRRRRSYSRSRSHSRSRSRSRHSHKSRSRSASSSRSKSRSRSRSVSRSRSKSRSRSKSRSRGQKEKSRTPSKEDKSRSRSRSAEKSRNKSKDKSEGSIHNSDEKAKSRSHSKEKSRSRSGSKERREAKERVRSRSKEKSRSKDREKSISKGRSRSKSRDESRSRSHSKDKRKSRKRSRDDSRSRSRSHSKSEKSKRRSKRDSKGSSKKRRKDSHERARSGSKEKEQLKSESDKKEAKGEGEDAVSRSRSRSISKFKPNIKSDSRSRSKSDSKPRSRSKSRSRSASRSHSRSRSRSRSRS; this is encoded by the exons atGCCGCGGGTCTACATCGGCCGCCTCAGCTACCAGGCCCGGGAGCGCGACGTGGAGCGCTTCTTCAAGGGCTACGGCAAGATCCTCGAGGTGGATCTCAAGAACGG GTATGGCTTTGTGGAGTTCGATGATCTGCGAGACGCTGACGATGCTGTTTATGAGCTGAATGGGAAAGATCTGTGTGGGGAGAGAGTGATCGTGGAGCATGCCCGGGGCCCTCGCCGGGACAGCAGTTACGGTTCTGGACGCA GTGGATATGGTTATAGAAGAAGCGGAAGAGATAAGTACGGTCCCCCTACCCGTACAGAATACAGATTGATTGTGGAAAATTTGTCAAGCCGCTGCAGTTGGCAGGATCTGAAG GATTATATGCGTCAGGCAGGGGAAGTGACATATGCAGATGCacacaaaggaaggaaaaatgaagGTGTGATTGAGTTCAAATCCTATTCTGACATGAAAAGAGCCCTTGAAAAGCTGGACGGGACAGAAGTAAATGGCAGAAAGATTAGATTAATGGAAGACAGACCTGGATCGAGACGGCGCCGCTCTTACTCCAGAAGCCGAAGCCATTCAAG GTCTCGCTCTCGAAGCAGACACTCCCATAAGAGCAGGAGCCGCAGTGCTAGTAGCAGCCGCTCCAAGAGCAGATCTAGATCCAG GTCTGTGTCCCGTTCCAGAAGCAAGAGCCGTAGTCGAAGCAAGAGCCGTAGCAGAGgccagaaagagaaaagcaggacTCCAAGTAAAGAGGATAAAAGTAGGAGCCGCAGCAGGAGTGCAGAGAAGTCCCGAAACAAAAGCAAGGATAAATCTGAGGGCAGTATCCATAACAGTGATGAGAAAGCCAAGAGCAGGAGCCACAgcaaggaaaagagcaggagcaggagtgggagtaaggagaggagagaggcgAAGGAGAGAGTGAGGAGCAGAAGCAAGGAGAAGAGTAGAAGCAAAGACAGGGAGAAGAGCATTAGCAAGGGTAGAAGCAGGAGCAAAAGCAGGGATGAGAGTAGGAGCAGGAGCCACAGcaaagataaaaggaaaagtaggaaaaggagcagggatgACAGCAGAAGTAGAAGCCGAAGCCACAGCAAGAGTGAGAAAAGCAAGAGGCGCAGCAAGCGAgacagcaaaggcagcagcaagaagagaagaaaggacAGCCACGAGCGGGCCAGGTCAGGCTCCAaagaaaaggagcagctcaAATCCGAGTCGGACAAGAAAGAGGCAAAAGGCGAGGGGGAGGATGCGGTGTCCCGCTCCAGGTCTAGGTCCATTTCCAAGTTCAAACCAAATATCAAATCAGATTCTCGTTCCAGGTCTAAATCTGATTCAAAGCCAAGATCCCGGTCCAAGTCCAGGTCTAGGTCTGCCTCTCGGTCACACTCTCGGTCGCGGTCAAGGTCCCGTTCCAGATCCTAA